A stretch of Camelina sativa cultivar DH55 chromosome 18, Cs, whole genome shotgun sequence DNA encodes these proteins:
- the LOC104762727 gene encoding homeobox-leucine zipper protein ATHB-5-like isoform X2, producing the protein MKRSRGSSDSLAGFLPIRHSATDKQISPRPTNTGFLYSGAGDYSQMFDALDDDGSLDDMGGVGHASSTAAEKKRRLSVEQVKALEKNFEIDNKLEPERKVKLAQELGLQPRQVAIWFQNRRARWKTKQLERDYGVLKSNFDALKRSRDSLQRDNDSLLGQIKELRAKLKVDGVNGVEEENGVIKAADANQTVVMANNEVLELNHRPPPPHIPTEAPAPTSELAYEMFSIFPRTESFREDPADSSDSSAVLNEEYSPTTVEAAGAVAATTMDCFSQFVKMEEHEDLFSGEEACKLFADNEQWYCSDQWNS; encoded by the exons ATGAAGAGATCACGTGGAAGCTCCGATTCTTTGGCCGGTTTCTTACCAATTCGCCATTCTGCAAcag ACAAACAAATAAGTCCAAGACCAACAAACACCGGCTTTCTCTATTCCGGCGCCGGAGACTACTCTCAGATGTTCGACGCTTTAGACGACGACGGAAGTCTAGACGACATGGGAGGCGTTGGACACGCGTCTTCCACGGCCGCGGAGAAAAAGCGGCGGTTGAGTGTAGAGCAAGTGAAAGCGTTAGAGAAGAATTTTGAGATTGATAACAAGCTAGAGCCGGAGAGGAAAGTGAAGCTGGCTCAAGAACTTGGGTTGCAGCCGCGACAAGTCGCGATCTGGTTTCAGAACCGCCGTGCTCGGTGGAAGACAAAGCAGCTTGAACGTGATTACGGCGTTCTTAAGTCAAACTTTGATGCACTCAAACGCAGCCGCGACTCGCTTCAACGCGATAACGATTCTCTCCTTGGACAG ATTAAAGAGCTCAGAGCAAAACTTAAGGTGGATGGGGTCAATGGTGTAGAAGAAGAGAACGGAGTTATCAAAGCGGCGGATGCAAATCAGACGGTG GTGATGGCTAATAATGAAGTCTTAGAGCTAAACCACCGTCCTCCGCCACCCCATATTCCTACGGAAGCTCCAGCTCCGACGTCGGAGCTCGCGTACGAAATGTTTAGCATTTTTCCACGGACCGAAAGCTTCAGAGAAGATCCTGCCGATAGCAGTGACTCGAGCGCGGTGTTGAACGAAGAGTATAGTCCCACGACCGTTGAAGCGGCGGGTGCAGTGGCGGCAACGACGATGGATTGTTTCAGCCAGTTCGTGAAGATGGAAGAGCATGAAGATCTGTTCAGTGGAGAGGAAGCTTGCAAGTTGTTTGCGGACAATGAACAATGGTATTGCTCCGATCAGTGGAATTCGTAA
- the LOC104762725 gene encoding transcription factor bHLH99-like, which yields METSLSYDILDFLQNIVVSKSQQNSLSSSSYSATFSCSVTEQQSHSTQNLPSLRPGGGSSDDYVQSPKRSRRTRSDKKIEDIQNQRMNHIAVERNRRRQMNHFLSVLKSMMPLSHSQPNDQASIVEGTINYLKKLEQLLHSLEAQLKARKPNQSPNKFSNFFMFPQYSTATTASSFSSTYHHSKAVADVEVTMVERHANIKVLTKTQPRLLFKLINDFNSLGLSTLHLNLTTANEMSLFTIGVKVEANSQLTPSINEVANAVHEVVRRIHKES from the exons ATGGAAACATCCTTAAGCTACGATATTTTGGATTTCTTACAAAACATCGTCGTTTCCAAGTCACAGCAAAAttccctttcttcctcttcttattcAGCGACTTTCTCTTGCTCCGTCACAGAGCAACAATCTCACTCAACTCAAAATTTACCTTCTCTGCGACCAGGAGGTGGTTCCAGTGATGACTACGTACAATCGCCGAAGAGGTCAAGGAGAACGAGAAGTGATAAAAAGATAGAAGATATACAGAACCAAAGGATGAATCACATTGCCGTCGAACGTAACCGGAGAAGACAGATGAATCATTTTCTCTCTGTCCTCAAATCTATGATGcctctctctcattctcaacCT AATGACCAAGCATCAATCGTAGAAGGGACCATCAACTATCTAAAGAAGCTAGAACAACTTCTTCATTCACTCGAAGCACAATTAAAAGCTCGTAAACCTAATCAATCACCAAACAAATTCTCCAACTTCTTCATGTTCCCTCAATACTCCACCGCTACTACtgcctcctccttctcctctaCCTACCACCACAGCAAGGCAGTTGCTGACGTGGAGGTTACAATGGTAGAAAGACATGCCAACATCAAAGTGTTAACAAAGACACAGCCAAGATTGCTCTTCAAGCTGATCAATGATTTTAACTCATTAGGTTTAAGTACTCTACATCTCAACTTAACAACTGCTAATGAAATGTCTCTCTTCACTATTGGCGTCAAg GTAGAGGCAAATTCGCAGTTGACGCCTTCAATTAATGAGGTCGCAAATGCGGTGCATGAAGTCGTTAGAAGAATTCACAAGGAAAGTTGA
- the LOC104762727 gene encoding homeobox-leucine zipper protein ATHB-5-like isoform X1: protein MKRSRGSSDSLAGFLPIRHSATDKQISPRPTNTGFLYSGAGDYSQMFDALDDDGSLDDMGGVGHASSTAAEKKRRLSVEQVKALEKNFEIDNKLEPERKVKLAQELGLQPRQVAIWFQNRRARWKTKQLERDYGVLKSNFDALKRSRDSLQRDNDSLLGQIKELRAKLKVDGVNGVEEENGVIKAADANQTVVMANNEVLELNHRPPPPHIPTEAPAPTSELAYEMFSIFPRTESFREDPADSSDSSAVLNEEYSPTTVEAAGAVAATTMGCFSQFVKMEEHEDLFSGEEACKLFADNEQWYCSDQWNS from the exons ATGAAGAGATCACGTGGAAGCTCCGATTCTTTGGCCGGTTTCTTACCAATTCGCCATTCTGCAAcag ACAAACAAATAAGTCCAAGACCAACAAACACCGGCTTTCTCTATTCCGGCGCCGGAGACTACTCTCAGATGTTCGACGCTTTAGACGACGACGGAAGTCTAGACGACATGGGAGGCGTTGGACACGCGTCTTCCACGGCCGCGGAGAAAAAGCGGCGGTTGAGTGTAGAGCAAGTGAAAGCGTTAGAGAAGAATTTTGAGATTGATAACAAGCTAGAGCCGGAGAGGAAAGTGAAGCTGGCTCAAGAACTTGGGTTGCAGCCGCGACAAGTCGCGATCTGGTTTCAGAACCGCCGTGCTCGGTGGAAGACAAAGCAGCTTGAACGTGATTACGGCGTTCTTAAGTCAAACTTTGATGCACTCAAACGCAGCCGCGACTCGCTTCAACGCGATAACGATTCTCTCCTTGGACAG ATTAAAGAGCTCAGAGCAAAACTTAAGGTGGATGGGGTCAATGGTGTAGAAGAAGAGAACGGAGTTATCAAAGCGGCGGATGCAAATCAGACGGTGGTGATGGCTAATAATGAAGTCTTAGAGCTAAACCACCGTCCTCCGCCACCCCATATTCCTACGGAAGCTCCAGCTCCGACGTCGGAGCTCGCGTACGAAATGTTTAGCATTTTTCCACGGACCGAAAGCTTCAGAGAAGATCCTGCCGATAGCAGTGACTCGAGCGCGGTGTTGAACGAAGAGTATAGTCCCACGACCGTTGAAGCGGCGGGTGCAGTGGCGGCAACGACGATGGGTTGTTTCAGCCAGTTCGTGAAGATGGAAGAGCATGAAGATCTGTTCAGTGGAGAGGAAGCTTGCAAGTTGTTTGCGGACAATGAACAATGGTATTGCTCCGATCAGTGGAATTCGTAA